In Halanaerobium praevalens DSM 2228, the DNA window AATTGCTGAAGTTGATACTGGAGCCAGAGATATGCCGCGAGAAGACCAGATAATGGAGTCTTTAGAAGTAGATACTTTTGGTGAAGAATATGAAAAAGCAGAAAAGATTTAACTAAATAATCGAGATTAATTAACTTATAAGCTGGCAGTTAATTCTGTCAGTTTATAAGTTTGATTAATAAAAAAAGGAATGGTTATATGAATTACAAGACACATGTTTTAAGTGGTTTATTAGTGGGAGGTATTTTTCTCTTAAAAGAAGCTGACCCCCAAATTTATCTTTTGCCAGCATCTGCAGTTGGAGCTTTGATTCCAGATATAGATGAACCTCAGTCTTATGCAGGTAGAAAAATAAAAGTAGTTTCTAAAATGATTAAATCAGTTTTTGGGCATCGAGGTATAACTCACAGTTTTTTAGGAATGGGTATTATTTCTCTTTTAATTTACTTTTTATTAGATTATTTTAATTTAAGCTTTAAAATATTAACAATGTTTAATCTTGGTTATTTAAGTCATTTATTAACTGATTTAATAACTAAGGCAGGTGTGCCGCTGTTATATCCT includes these proteins:
- a CDS encoding metal-dependent hydrolase, with the protein product MNYKTHVLSGLLVGGIFLLKEADPQIYLLPASAVGALIPDIDEPQSYAGRKIKVVSKMIKSVFGHRGITHSFLGMGIISLLIYFLLDYFNLSFKILTMFNLGYLSHLLTDLITKAGVPLLYPYKKKIRIPLIRTGGKLEFVFRTIVSAALLFIAIEYLDITHFTGL